In Amycolatopsis jiangsuensis, the following proteins share a genomic window:
- a CDS encoding patatin-like phospholipase family protein, giving the protein MHALDLPRPVAFVLGGGGSLGALQVGMLRALDEVGLIPDLLVGTSVGSLNAAVLALPGGRNLERLEDVWTHMTRHEAFPGGVLSRVRTLRHGKTHLFPNTGLAKIIDDHIGLGCRFEDLALPLGVVTTDVDTAEPALIRSGPLHAPLLASCAIPGIFPPVEHEGRLLYDGGLVANVPMRQALRMGAKSLVVLDCAFPGQLPGAPRTFAEVMMFTAMISMRNQAVLEAPPAAREAPVVYLPGPAPVRVSPLDFSHTDELARQAREAAREYLKELAVDGPGLYGAPGLVMP; this is encoded by the coding sequence ATGCACGCACTCGATCTCCCGCGGCCGGTGGCGTTCGTCCTGGGCGGGGGCGGCAGCCTCGGCGCGCTGCAGGTCGGCATGCTCCGCGCGCTCGACGAGGTGGGCCTCATCCCGGATCTGCTCGTCGGCACGTCCGTGGGGTCGCTGAACGCCGCGGTCCTCGCCCTGCCCGGAGGGCGCAATCTCGAGCGGCTCGAGGACGTCTGGACCCACATGACCCGGCACGAGGCGTTCCCCGGCGGCGTGCTCAGCCGGGTCCGCACCCTCCGCCACGGCAAGACGCATCTGTTCCCGAACACCGGGCTGGCGAAGATCATCGACGACCACATCGGTCTCGGCTGCCGGTTCGAAGACCTGGCGCTGCCGCTCGGCGTGGTGACCACCGACGTCGACACGGCCGAGCCCGCGCTGATCCGGTCCGGGCCACTGCACGCGCCGCTGCTGGCCAGCTGCGCGATCCCGGGGATCTTCCCGCCGGTCGAACACGAGGGGCGGCTGCTCTACGACGGCGGCCTGGTCGCCAACGTGCCGATGCGGCAGGCGTTGCGGATGGGCGCGAAGTCGCTGGTCGTGCTGGATTGCGCCTTCCCCGGTCAGCTGCCCGGCGCCCCGCGCACTTTCGCGGAGGTGATGATGTTCACCGCGATGATCAGCATGCGGAACCAGGCCGTGCTGGAGGCTCCGCCCGCCGCGCGGGAGGCGCCGGTGGTGTACCTGCCCGGCCCGGCTCCGGTGCGGGTCAGCCCCCTCGATTTCAGCCACACCGACGAGCTCGCGCGCCAGGCCCGTGAAGCGGCCCGCGAGTACCTGAAGGAGCTGGCCGTGGACGGCCCCGGTCTCTACGGGGCACCCGGGCTCGTCATGCCGTGA
- a CDS encoding oxidoreductase, with translation MSRRWTETDIPDQTGRTVLITGANSGLGLRSAEVLAGRGARVLLACRSPERGAAALARVAAVAAGEKPELVRLDLADLASVRAAAAAVRELTGDALDVLMNNAGVMATAHNHTTDGFELQFGTNHLGHGALTWLLMPALRGAPAARVVTLSSITAYGARIRLDDPNGEHRRYNAGAAYGQSKLANQVFGIELDRRLRAAGSSVLSVLAHPGYSATGLVANMAESYRNPLLRGMIGTIGRFGGAVVAQRLEPGALPQLYAATAEDVEGGDYLGPNRLFQTRGTPAKVRTLATARDLRTGSGLWELTARLTDVTPDPS, from the coding sequence ATGAGCCGGCGCTGGACCGAGACCGACATTCCCGACCAGACCGGGCGCACCGTCCTGATCACCGGGGCGAACTCCGGCCTCGGCCTGCGTTCGGCCGAGGTGCTCGCCGGACGGGGCGCCCGCGTGCTGCTCGCCTGCCGTTCACCCGAACGCGGCGCGGCGGCACTCGCCAGGGTCGCCGCGGTGGCGGCCGGCGAAAAACCCGAACTGGTCCGCCTCGACCTCGCGGACCTCGCGTCGGTGCGGGCAGCCGCCGCCGCGGTGCGTGAGCTGACCGGCGACGCCCTGGACGTATTGATGAACAACGCCGGCGTGATGGCCACCGCGCACAACCACACGACCGACGGGTTCGAGCTGCAGTTCGGCACCAACCACCTCGGACACGGCGCGCTCACCTGGCTGCTGATGCCCGCACTTCGCGGCGCGCCCGCGGCCCGCGTCGTCACGCTGTCCAGCATCACCGCGTACGGTGCGCGCATCCGGCTGGACGACCCGAACGGCGAGCACCGCCGGTACAACGCCGGCGCCGCGTACGGGCAGTCGAAGCTGGCGAACCAGGTGTTCGGCATCGAACTGGACCGGCGCCTGCGCGCGGCCGGCTCGTCCGTGCTGAGCGTGCTCGCGCACCCCGGCTACAGCGCGACCGGGCTGGTCGCCAACATGGCCGAGTCGTATCGCAATCCGCTGCTGCGCGGGATGATCGGGACCATCGGGCGGTTCGGCGGTGCCGTCGTCGCGCAGCGTCTCGAACCGGGCGCCCTGCCACAGCTGTACGCGGCCACGGCCGAAGACGTCGAAGGCGGCGATTACCTGGGCCCGAACCGGCTGTTCCAGACCCGCGGGACCCCCGCGAAGGTCCGCACGCTGGCGACCGCCCGCGACCTGCGGACCGGTTCCGGATTGTGGGAACTGACCGCGCGGTTGACCGACGTCACCCCCGACCCGAGCTAG
- a CDS encoding DedA family protein yields MALVTDILDWLQGLPEPGLVAAAGGLVFAECTIGLGFIAPGESGLLIAATTATSVPRFLTLWAVVTVCAALGDSVGYALGRKFGPRLRETKLIRKYGADAWDRAAAVLERRGAWAVFFARFLPVLRTLTPAAAGASRLPFRKFLPATALGALCWSLVHISLGAALGEAAKQVEGALSTGFLVVAAAVVGVLVFFLLRLKKRKALDASGPAEPEEEPAGTTR; encoded by the coding sequence GTGGCTTTGGTAACGGACATCTTGGACTGGCTGCAGGGGCTCCCGGAACCGGGCCTGGTCGCGGCGGCGGGCGGGCTCGTGTTCGCCGAGTGCACCATCGGGCTCGGGTTCATCGCGCCCGGGGAGTCGGGGCTGCTCATCGCGGCCACCACGGCGACCTCCGTACCGCGCTTCCTCACGTTGTGGGCCGTCGTCACGGTGTGCGCGGCGCTCGGCGATTCGGTCGGCTACGCGCTGGGCCGGAAGTTCGGTCCGCGGCTGCGGGAGACGAAGCTGATCCGCAAGTACGGCGCCGACGCCTGGGACCGGGCTGCCGCGGTCCTCGAACGGCGCGGGGCCTGGGCGGTGTTCTTCGCCCGCTTCCTGCCGGTGCTGCGCACGCTCACGCCGGCCGCCGCCGGGGCGTCGCGGCTGCCGTTCCGGAAGTTCCTGCCCGCCACCGCACTCGGGGCGTTGTGCTGGTCGCTCGTGCACATCAGCCTCGGTGCCGCGCTCGGCGAGGCCGCCAAGCAGGTCGAAGGCGCGCTCAGCACCGGGTTCCTCGTGGTGGCCGCGGCCGTCGTCGGGGTACTCGTGTTCTTCTTGCTGCGGCTCAAGAAGCGCAAGGCGCTCGACGCGAGCGGCCCGGCGGAGCCGGAAGAGGAGCCCGCCGGCACCACCCGGTGA
- a CDS encoding L,D-transpeptidase has product MFPKKTFLSVAGILAATLLASACSSGDDAGTAAPGAPGSSQSVTPVSVSIEPADANGISPTTPIVVKAANGKLTGVTVTNAKGKAVEGKTAADGLSWSTSEVLGYGGTYHVVAHAQGADGKPVEKDGDVTTISPKKQANANLIPAPSAVKSAGVGVGQPIVFSFGTAVKDKAAVEKALSVESSPKQEGSWYWMDDKNVHYRPKEYWQPGTTLTVSAKIYGVDFGNGVFGAEDRTETYKVHDSWIAKADGGNEQMQIFHNGQKVKSMPISMGKDATPTHLGAHVISDKQENYTMDSCTYGVCPPDPKAYRSDEKYSERISNDGEFVHENPNSVGQQGSSNVSHGCINLNASNAQWFFENFGLGDVVEVTNSGGPQLPVWDLYGDWSKSWPEWQKGSAL; this is encoded by the coding sequence ATGTTCCCGAAGAAGACTTTCCTTTCGGTTGCCGGAATTCTTGCGGCGACCTTGCTGGCCTCGGCCTGTTCGTCCGGAGACGACGCCGGTACCGCCGCCCCCGGCGCGCCGGGCTCGAGCCAGTCCGTGACTCCCGTGTCGGTGTCCATCGAGCCGGCCGACGCGAACGGGATCAGCCCGACCACGCCCATCGTCGTCAAGGCGGCCAACGGGAAGCTCACCGGCGTCACGGTCACCAACGCCAAGGGCAAGGCCGTCGAGGGCAAGACCGCCGCGGACGGGCTCAGCTGGAGCACCAGTGAGGTGCTCGGGTACGGCGGCACCTACCACGTGGTCGCGCACGCCCAGGGTGCCGACGGCAAGCCCGTGGAGAAGGACGGCGACGTCACCACGATCTCGCCGAAGAAGCAGGCGAACGCGAACCTGATCCCGGCGCCGTCCGCGGTGAAGAGTGCCGGCGTGGGCGTCGGCCAGCCGATCGTGTTCAGCTTCGGCACCGCGGTGAAGGACAAGGCGGCGGTGGAGAAGGCGCTGTCGGTGGAGTCGTCGCCGAAGCAGGAGGGCAGCTGGTACTGGATGGACGACAAGAACGTCCACTACCGGCCGAAGGAGTACTGGCAGCCGGGCACCACGCTGACCGTGTCCGCGAAGATTTACGGCGTCGATTTCGGAAACGGCGTGTTCGGGGCGGAGGATCGCACCGAAACGTACAAGGTGCACGATTCCTGGATCGCGAAGGCCGACGGCGGCAACGAGCAGATGCAGATCTTCCACAATGGCCAGAAGGTCAAGTCGATGCCGATCTCGATGGGCAAGGACGCCACCCCGACCCACCTTGGCGCGCACGTCATTTCCGACAAGCAGGAGAACTACACGATGGATTCGTGCACCTACGGTGTCTGTCCCCCGGACCCGAAGGCGTACCGTTCCGACGAGAAGTACTCCGAGCGCATTTCGAACGACGGCGAGTTCGTGCACGAGAACCCGAACAGCGTCGGACAGCAGGGCAGCTCCAACGTCTCGCACGGCTGCATCAACCTGAACGCCTCGAACGCCCAGTGGTTCTTCGAGAACTTCGGCCTGGGCGACGTCGTGGAAGTCACCAACTCCGGCGGCCCGCAACTACCGGTATGGGACCTGTACGGCGACTGGTCCAAGTCCTGGCCCGAATGGCAGAAGGGCTCCGCCCTCTGA
- the lipA gene encoding lipoyl synthase has translation MSVTPEGRKLLRLEVRNSETPIEKKPSWIRTRVRMGPEFTELKGLVRREGLHTVCEEAGCPNIYECWEDREATFLIGGDQCTRRCDFCQIDTGRPAALDRTEPRKVAESVQAMGLRYSTVTGVARDDLDDGGAWLYAETVREIHALNPGTGVELLIPDFNADPEQLGEVFGSRPEVLAHNVETVPRIFKRIRPGFRYARSLEVLTRAREAGLVTKSNLILGMGETPDEVRVALRELFDAGCEIITITQYLRPSPRHHPVDRWVKPEEFVEHSRFAESLGFPGVMAGPLVRSSYRAGRLYAQTKAHRGEDLPENLAHLAQQGPAAQEASSLLAR, from the coding sequence GTGAGTGTGACGCCGGAGGGGCGGAAGTTGTTGCGGCTTGAGGTGCGTAACAGTGAGACGCCGATTGAGAAGAAGCCGTCGTGGATTCGGACTCGGGTGCGGATGGGTCCGGAGTTCACGGAGTTGAAGGGCTTGGTGCGTCGGGAGGGTCTTCACACGGTGTGTGAGGAGGCGGGGTGTCCCAATATTTATGAGTGTTGGGAGGATCGTGAGGCCACGTTCCTGATCGGTGGGGATCAGTGCACCCGGCGGTGTGATTTCTGCCAGATCGATACGGGTAGGCCGGCGGCGTTGGATCGGACCGAGCCGCGGAAGGTGGCGGAGTCGGTGCAGGCGATGGGCCTGCGGTATTCGACGGTGACGGGTGTGGCGCGGGATGATCTGGATGATGGTGGGGCGTGGTTGTATGCGGAGACGGTGCGTGAGATTCATGCGTTGAATCCGGGTACGGGTGTGGAGTTGCTGATTCCGGATTTCAATGCTGATCCCGAGCAGTTGGGTGAGGTGTTCGGGTCGCGTCCGGAGGTGTTGGCGCACAATGTGGAGACGGTGCCGCGGATTTTCAAGCGGATCCGTCCGGGGTTTCGGTATGCCCGGTCGTTGGAGGTGTTGACGCGGGCTCGCGAGGCGGGGTTGGTGACGAAGTCGAATCTGATCCTGGGGATGGGTGAGACGCCGGATGAGGTGCGGGTCGCGTTGCGGGAGTTGTTCGATGCGGGGTGTGAGATCATCACGATCACGCAGTATCTGCGTCCGTCGCCGCGGCATCATCCGGTGGATCGGTGGGTGAAGCCGGAGGAGTTCGTCGAGCATTCGCGGTTTGCCGAGTCGCTGGGTTTCCCGGGGGTGATGGCGGGTCCGTTGGTGCGGTCGTCGTATCGGGCGGGCCGGTTGTATGCCCAGACCAAGGCCCACCGCGGGGAGGATCTGCCGGAGAACCTGGCCCACCTCGCCCAGCAGGGACCAGCCGCACAGGAAGCCAGCTCACTGCTGGCCCGCTGA